The proteins below are encoded in one region of Bosea sp. BIWAKO-01:
- a CDS encoding DMT family transporter, whose amino-acid sequence MPQRRDAALRGIGLMLLASIFLSSADVASKYLAATMPALQITWLRYAAFAAIMLAVALRGGAARLRPKRLHMQLLRGVAVTLSSIIFVSSLRYLPIADATATSFIAPLFVTALSIPMLGEKVGWRRWTATLVGLAGVLIIVRPGGANFHAASLLPALSAATWAFALIVTRMMSTTEDPVTTLTWSAVVGFLLLTLLQPLGWQPLTAEAIAIGIFIGVASTIGHWFVIIAFRHADASLLAPFSYVQLLWASVFGFFLFSVLPDLFTLLGSVIIAASGLYTAHRERMRARAL is encoded by the coding sequence GTGCCGCAACGTCGCGACGCCGCGCTGCGCGGCATCGGATTGATGCTGCTTGCCAGCATCTTCCTGTCCAGCGCCGACGTCGCTTCGAAATATCTCGCGGCGACGATGCCTGCGCTCCAGATCACCTGGCTGCGCTATGCCGCCTTTGCGGCGATCATGTTGGCGGTGGCACTGCGCGGCGGCGCAGCACGCCTGCGACCGAAGCGTCTGCACATGCAGTTGCTGAGAGGCGTCGCGGTCACCCTCTCCTCCATCATCTTCGTCTCGTCGCTGCGATACCTGCCGATCGCTGATGCCACCGCGACGAGCTTCATTGCGCCGCTCTTCGTCACGGCCTTGTCGATCCCGATGCTTGGGGAGAAGGTTGGCTGGCGGCGCTGGACCGCGACCTTGGTCGGCTTGGCCGGTGTCCTGATCATCGTCCGGCCGGGAGGCGCCAACTTCCACGCCGCGTCGCTTTTGCCAGCGCTTTCAGCCGCGACCTGGGCCTTTGCTCTGATCGTCACCCGCATGATGAGCACCACGGAGGACCCGGTGACGACGCTGACCTGGTCGGCCGTGGTCGGCTTCCTGCTGCTGACCCTGCTGCAGCCTCTCGGCTGGCAGCCACTGACGGCGGAGGCGATCGCCATCGGCATCTTCATCGGCGTCGCTTCGACCATCGGGCACTGGTTCGTGATCATCGCCTTCCGCCATGCCGACGCCTCGCTGCTCGCGCCCTTCTCCTATGTGCAACTGCTCTGGGCCTCGGTCTTCGGCTTCTTCCTGTTCTCGGTCCTGCCGGATCTCTTCACCTTGCTGGGCTCGGTGATCATCGCCGCCTCGGGCCTCTACACTGCCCATCGCGAGCGGATGCGGGCGCGAGCCCTGTAA
- a CDS encoding aspartate-semialdehyde dehydrogenase yields the protein MSFKVAVVGATGNVGREMFDILAERAFPVSEVVALASSRSIGTEVSFGDKTLKVKALDHYDFSDTDICLMSAGGEVSKQWSPKIGSQGCVVIDNSSAWRMHPDVPLIVPEVNAAAAAGFSKMNIIANPNCSTAQLVVALKPLHERFGVKRVVVSTYQSVSGAGKEGMDELFNQTRAVFSAGDVVTKKFPKRISFNLIPQIDVFMEDGFTKEEWKMMAETKKILDPKIKLTATCVRVPVFIGHSESVNIECEKPITADEAREVLRTAPGILVIDKHEPGGYITPHEAAGEDATYISRIREDNTVENGLAFWCVSDNLRKGAALNAVQIAEVLINRKLIQPRKKAA from the coding sequence ATGAGCTTCAAGGTCGCGGTTGTCGGCGCCACAGGCAATGTGGGTCGCGAAATGTTCGACATCCTTGCCGAGCGGGCCTTCCCGGTGAGCGAGGTCGTGGCGCTTGCCTCCTCGCGCTCGATCGGCACCGAGGTCTCCTTCGGCGACAAGACGCTGAAGGTGAAGGCGCTCGATCACTATGATTTCTCCGACACCGATATCTGCCTGATGTCGGCCGGAGGCGAGGTCTCGAAGCAATGGTCGCCGAAGATCGGCAGCCAGGGCTGCGTCGTCATCGACAATTCCTCGGCCTGGCGCATGCATCCCGACGTGCCGCTGATCGTGCCGGAGGTGAATGCCGCAGCGGCCGCCGGCTTCTCCAAGATGAACATCATCGCCAACCCGAACTGCTCGACCGCGCAGCTCGTCGTGGCCCTGAAGCCGCTGCACGAACGCTTCGGCGTCAAGCGCGTCGTCGTCTCGACCTATCAGTCGGTCTCCGGCGCCGGCAAGGAAGGCATGGACGAGCTCTTCAACCAGACGCGCGCCGTGTTCTCGGCTGGCGACGTCGTCACCAAGAAGTTCCCCAAGCGCATCTCCTTCAACCTCATCCCGCAGATCGACGTCTTCATGGAGGACGGCTTCACCAAGGAAGAGTGGAAGATGATGGCGGAGACCAAGAAGATCCTCGATCCGAAGATCAAGCTGACTGCGACCTGCGTTCGCGTCCCGGTCTTCATCGGCCATTCCGAAAGCGTCAACATCGAATGCGAGAAGCCGATCACCGCCGACGAGGCGCGCGAGGTGCTCCGCACCGCGCCCGGCATCCTCGTCATCGATAAGCACGAGCCCGGCGGCTACATCACCCCGCACGAGGCGGCCGGTGAGGACGCGACCTATATTTCGCGCATCCGTGAGGACAATACCGTCGAGAACGGTCTCGCCTTCTGGTGCGTCTCGGACAATCTGCGCAAGGGCGCAGCCCTGAACGCCGTGCAGATCGCCGAGGTGCTGATCAACCGCAAGCTGATCCAGCCGCGCAAGAAGGCGGCCTGA
- a CDS encoding homospermidine synthase — MTHWPVHGTITGPIVMIGFGSIGRGTLPLIERHFEYDRSRFVVIDPHDTNRALLDERGIRFIQEAVTPENYKSLLQPLLTEGGGQGFCVNLSVDTGSLDIMQFCSELGALYIDTVNEPWLGFYFDHSKGPEARSNYALREATMAAKRARPAGTTTAVSCCGANPGMVSWFVKQGLLNVAADLGLQTPEPKNRAEWGALMQQVGVKGIHIAERDTQRAKHPKPRDVFVNTWSVEGFVSEGQQPSELGWGTHERWMPENGRTHEAGCQSAIYLLQAGAETRVRSWCPTPGPQYGFLVTHNEAISISDYFTVRDEAGNPAYRPTCHYAYHPANDAVLSLHEMFGRAGKVQEKQHILEENEIVDGIDELGVLLYGHGKNAYWFGSQLSVEETRRIAPYQNATGLQVTSAVLAGMVWALENPKAGIVESDELDFRRCLEVQLPYLGPVVGTYTDWTPLQDRPGFFPEDIDTSDPWQFRNILVR, encoded by the coding sequence ATGACTCATTGGCCCGTCCACGGCACCATCACCGGACCGATCGTAATGATCGGGTTCGGCTCCATCGGACGCGGAACACTGCCGTTGATCGAGCGGCATTTCGAATACGACCGCAGCCGCTTCGTCGTCATCGACCCGCATGACACCAACCGTGCCCTCCTCGACGAGCGCGGCATCCGCTTCATCCAGGAAGCGGTGACCCCCGAGAACTACAAGAGCCTGCTGCAGCCCCTTCTCACCGAAGGCGGTGGCCAGGGCTTCTGCGTCAATCTGTCAGTCGACACCGGCTCGCTCGACATCATGCAATTCTGCTCCGAGCTTGGCGCACTCTATATCGACACCGTCAACGAGCCTTGGCTCGGCTTCTATTTCGACCACAGCAAGGGTCCCGAAGCCCGCTCGAACTATGCGCTGCGCGAAGCCACCATGGCTGCCAAGCGCGCGCGTCCGGCCGGCACCACCACGGCGGTCTCCTGCTGCGGCGCCAATCCCGGCATGGTCTCATGGTTCGTTAAGCAGGGCCTGCTCAACGTCGCGGCCGATCTCGGCCTCCAGACCCCCGAGCCCAAGAACCGCGCCGAATGGGGCGCCCTGATGCAGCAGGTTGGCGTCAAGGGTATCCATATCGCCGAGCGCGACACCCAGCGGGCCAAGCATCCCAAGCCGCGCGATGTCTTCGTCAACACCTGGTCGGTCGAGGGCTTCGTCTCGGAAGGCCAGCAGCCGTCGGAACTCGGCTGGGGCACGCATGAGCGCTGGATGCCGGAGAACGGTCGCACGCATGAGGCAGGGTGCCAGTCGGCGATCTACCTGCTCCAGGCCGGCGCCGAGACGCGCGTGCGGAGCTGGTGCCCGACGCCCGGCCCGCAATACGGCTTCCTGGTGACGCATAACGAGGCGATCTCGATCTCCGATTACTTCACGGTGCGCGACGAGGCCGGCAACCCGGCCTATCGGCCGACCTGCCACTATGCCTATCACCCGGCCAATGACGCCGTGCTGTCCCTGCACGAAATGTTCGGTCGCGCCGGCAAGGTGCAGGAGAAGCAGCACATCCTCGAGGAGAACGAGATCGTCGACGGCATCGACGAACTCGGCGTGCTGCTCTACGGCCATGGCAAGAACGCCTACTGGTTCGGCTCGCAGCTCTCCGTGGAAGAGACCCGCCGGATCGCGCCTTATCAGAACGCGACCGGCCTGCAGGTGACCTCCGCCGTGCTCGCCGGCATGGTCTGGGCGCTGGAGAACCCGAAGGCCGGCATCGTCGAGTCCGACGAACTCGATTTCCGTCGCTGCCTCGAAGTGCAGTTGCCCTATCTCGGCCCGGTTGTCGGGACCTATACCGACTGGACGCCGCTGCAGGATCGCCCGGGCTTCTTCCCGGAGGATATCGACACCAGCGATCCCTGGCAGTTCCGGAACATCCTCGTCCGCTGA
- a CDS encoding GNAT family N-acetyltransferase, with product MITIREETAFDIQAREALLDRCFGERRFAKTSERLREGRMPAAGLALVAERDGAVVATVRLWNIDAGGHDALLLGPLAVSPDLHGEGLGKTMMREAIWRAACHGHGAVLLVGDAPYYARFGFSAEPMRDLAMPGPVERERFLGLELRPGALTGAAGVLSATGRLIEPLPAAALAA from the coding sequence ATGATCACGATCCGCGAGGAAACCGCGTTCGACATCCAGGCCCGTGAGGCCCTGCTCGACCGTTGCTTCGGCGAGCGCCGTTTCGCCAAGACCAGCGAACGCCTGCGCGAAGGCCGGATGCCGGCCGCCGGGCTGGCGCTGGTCGCGGAACGCGACGGCGCAGTCGTGGCGACCGTCAGGCTCTGGAACATCGATGCCGGCGGCCATGATGCGCTGCTGCTCGGGCCGCTCGCCGTCTCGCCTGACCTGCACGGCGAAGGGCTCGGCAAGACGATGATGCGCGAGGCGATCTGGCGCGCCGCCTGCCATGGCCACGGCGCTGTGCTGCTGGTCGGCGATGCGCCCTATTACGCTCGGTTTGGCTTCTCGGCCGAGCCGATGCGCGATCTTGCCATGCCCGGCCCGGTCGAGCGCGAGCGCTTCCTCGGCCTCGAACTGCGCCCCGGCGCGCTCACGGGCGCCGCCGGCGTCCTGTCCGCAACGGGGCGCCTGATCGAGCCCCTGCCTGCCGCGGCGCTCGCAGCCTGA
- a CDS encoding type III PLP-dependent enzyme: protein MTERIREFLRNRREDGPCVVIDLDVVRENYRAFSRALPDTRVFYAVKANPAPEVLALLAKLGSCFDCASVVEIELALAAGATADRISYGNTIKKERDVARAMELGVRLFAVDCVAEVDKIARSAALTAVKDARIFCRILCDGAGADWPLSRKFGCVPEMAADVLEHGHRLGLGAYGISFHVGSQQANVNAWDSALASASAVFKECATRGMSLSMVNLGGGFPARYLRPIPGVPAYGDAIFRALSKHFGNQLPETIIEPGRGMVGEAGMIEAEVVLVSKKSEDDQVRWVYLDIGKFSGLAETMDEAIRYPIRTPRDGDATVPSVLAGPTCDSVDVMYEKTPYMLPFSLEIGDRVLIEGTGAYTTTYSAVAFNGFPPLKQYVI, encoded by the coding sequence ATGACCGAGCGCATCCGTGAATTTCTGCGTAACCGCCGTGAAGACGGTCCCTGCGTCGTCATCGATCTCGATGTCGTGCGCGAGAATTATCGTGCCTTCTCGCGGGCCCTTCCCGACACGCGCGTCTTCTACGCTGTGAAGGCGAACCCGGCGCCGGAAGTGCTTGCCCTGCTGGCCAAGCTTGGCTCCTGCTTCGATTGCGCCTCGGTCGTCGAGATCGAGCTCGCTCTCGCGGCCGGCGCTACCGCTGACCGCATTTCCTATGGCAACACGATCAAGAAGGAGCGCGACGTCGCGCGCGCCATGGAGCTCGGCGTGCGCCTGTTCGCCGTCGACTGCGTGGCCGAGGTCGACAAGATCGCTCGTTCCGCCGCCCTCACTGCGGTCAAGGACGCGCGCATTTTCTGCCGCATCCTCTGCGACGGCGCCGGCGCCGACTGGCCGCTCTCGCGCAAGTTCGGCTGCGTGCCCGAAATGGCCGCGGACGTGCTTGAGCATGGCCATCGTCTTGGCCTGGGCGCCTATGGCATCTCGTTCCATGTCGGCTCGCAGCAGGCGAATGTGAACGCCTGGGATTCCGCCCTGGCCTCGGCTTCGGCAGTGTTCAAGGAATGCGCCACCCGTGGCATGTCGCTGTCGATGGTCAATCTCGGCGGTGGCTTCCCGGCGCGTTACCTGCGTCCGATCCCGGGCGTTCCGGCCTATGGCGATGCGATCTTCCGGGCGCTGTCGAAGCATTTCGGCAACCAGCTTCCGGAGACGATCATCGAGCCGGGCCGCGGCATGGTCGGCGAAGCCGGCATGATCGAGGCCGAGGTCGTGCTTGTCTCGAAGAAGAGCGAGGACGATCAGGTTCGCTGGGTCTATCTCGACATCGGCAAGTTCAGCGGTCTCGCCGAGACCATGGACGAGGCGATCCGCTATCCGATCCGCACCCCGCGCGACGGTGACGCGACCGTGCCGAGCGTTCTGGCCGGCCCGACCTGCGACTCGGTCGACGTCATGTACGAGAAGACCCCGTACATGCTGCCGTTCAGCTTGGAGATCGGCGATCGCGTGCTGATCGAAGGCACCGGTGCTTATACGACGACCTATTCGGCCGTCGCCTTCAACGGCTTCCCGCCGCTGAAGCAATACGTCATCTGA
- a CDS encoding glyoxalase superfamily protein, which produces MRTYRDAKLMAKALREAVAPQTPLSHAQALEIVARQFGYDDWNILAAKIGEAEASPAAGADQTGVILNMGIPILRIFDLEKAKEFYLGFLGFSMDWDHRYGPEFPIYMQISRSGLQLHLSEHHGDASPGSTVFVWMQGVDAYRAELIGKRYPFSKPGIQENGPGGRTLEVPDPFGNRIRFCQKRA; this is translated from the coding sequence ATGCGCACCTATCGCGATGCGAAACTGATGGCCAAGGCCCTGCGCGAGGCCGTGGCTCCGCAGACACCGCTTTCACACGCCCAGGCCCTCGAAATCGTCGCCCGGCAGTTCGGCTATGACGACTGGAACATCCTTGCCGCGAAAATCGGCGAGGCAGAAGCCAGCCCGGCCGCCGGCGCCGACCAGACAGGCGTGATCCTGAATATGGGCATCCCGATCCTGCGGATCTTCGACCTGGAGAAGGCCAAGGAGTTCTATCTCGGCTTCCTCGGCTTCAGCATGGATTGGGACCACCGCTACGGACCTGAATTCCCGATTTATATGCAGATTTCACGCTCGGGCCTGCAGCTTCACCTCTCCGAGCATCATGGCGACGCCAGCCCAGGGTCGACCGTCTTCGTCTGGATGCAGGGCGTCGACGCCTACCGCGCCGAACTGATCGGCAAGCGCTATCCCTTCTCGAAACCGGGTATCCAGGAAAATGGCCCGGGCGGTCGCACGCTCGAGGTGCCGGACCCATTTGGGAACCGCATCCGCTTTTGCCAGAAACGGGCCTAG